CTTCCGTGCCTGGATCGACCGTGATCGCGGCCGGCTCGAACAGCAGGCCGTCGTCGCCCGCGCCGACGGTCACCTCGACGCTCTCCTCGCCGCGGAAGTCGTAGGTCCCCTCGTAGTTCGGCACGTCGTCCATGAACTCGCCGTAGTCCGGCTCCTCGTCGTCGTCGACGAACTCCGCGTCCGTCTCGTCGCCCGCGTCGTCCGTCTCCTCGGTGTCGTCCTCCTCGTCGAGGCCGTCGTCGTCCTCCACCATGTCGTCGTCACCGTCGTCGGCCGGCTCCTCTCCCTCCTCCGGGTCGTCCGCACAGCCGGCGAGCGCCGTCATCCCGAAGACGGCTGCGCCGGTGGATCTCAGCACGGTACGGCGGTCCAGCTCCGAGGTCTGCGGTGTCATTGGTGTATCTGGAGACGGCCGAACGACCGCTCCGAACGGTGGTTGGGACCGAACCGGGAAAAGGGGTTCGAAGATGACACCTGGTC
This region of Halalkalicoccus sp. CGA53 genomic DNA includes:
- a CDS encoding halocyanin domain-containing protein translates to MLRSTGAAVFGMTALAGCADDPEEGEEPADDGDDDMVEDDDGLDEEDDTEETDDAGDETDAEFVDDDEEPDYGEFMDDVPNYEGTYDFRGEESVEVTVGAGDDGLLFEPAAITVDPGTEVVWEWTGEGGEHNVVSEEGEELESELTDEEGFTYEHTFEEEGGVTLYVCEPHEAQGKKGAVAVDGDADADDDEDADVEDDETEAVDDEEDGAETEDDTEGNGEDDADVGDDADDETED